The genomic DNA GGTCTTCTATGGCGATGGCCCGCCCCCTCGCACGCCCGGCGGTATGGCGGACGGTGGCGACGAGGAGTGAGACGCGGGAGTGCCTGCCCGGCTCGGGTCTGCGCTAGGCTCGCCTTCCCGTGAACTCCTCGAAGCCCCTCCTCGAACCGCTGCGCGTCCGCATCCGCCGTTTCCAGTTCATCGTGGGGCTTGGCTTCCTCGCGTTGATCCTCGGCTCCATCCTGAGCGTGGGCCTGTCCCAGCGGCTCGCGGGCCGGGTCCAGGCCCTGCCCTTCGACTGGCTTCGCTTCGCCATCGGCCTGGGCGTGCAGAAGCTGTGGGTGCTCGCCGTGCTGCCCGGGCTCTGCTACGGCGCCGCCCGCGTCATCGACTTGCGCGCGCTGCCCACGGCGCTCGGCGCCGCGGTCTCCGGCCAGGTGTTCATCCTCGCGCTGGAGTTCGTTCAGGACGGCGTCGATGGTTGGGTGGAGCGGGGCTGGATTGTCATCGGCCTGGAGTGGGCCGTGTTCGCCCTGGGCGTGTGGCTCGGCCAGCTCGCCGTGAAGCGGGGCCGTGTCGCCGCGACCACCCGGGAAGCGCAGGTGCGGGAGCGTGCCTCCGTGCGTGCGGACGAGTACGCGGAATTCCTCCGGGAGGCGGAGCGCGCGGGAGAGAAGATCGCCCAGCGCGACGAGGCGAAGGCCTCGGAGGTGGCGGAGACTGCCGGTGCCTCCGCCCCTGAGTCGTCCGAGCCCGCGACGGGGGAGAAGTCCAAGACGCCCGCCGCCTGAGCTCAGCCGTGGACCACGCGCTTGACGCCCCGGCGCAGCAACAGGTCCGGCAGCTTGAAGCGGTGATCTCCCCGGAGGACGAGCCGCTCGCCGTCGACCGAGCCCGTGCACGCGAGACCGCGCTGGAGGGCCTGGAGCCACGCCTGGAGTTCCGGGGAGCTCAGGCCCAGGCCTTCCACCACCGTGACTTCCTCTCCACCGCGGGTGTTCTCCCTGCGGAGGGTGACGCGCTCGGGTCCATGGGGGGGTGGCGTGTCGGGAAAGTCCTCCGGACGTCTCTCGGGTTGGGAGGAAGGCAGGGTGTCGCGCAGACCTTGTAACCGGGCGAATGGGTGGTGGAACCCCTCCGCCGTGTCCTCCTTCTTCGCCATGGTCCGTCCCTCCTTCTCGGAAAACCCGCCGTTCGACCAGGAGGACGAGCCTATTCCAGGTGGTGATGCCTGCCTGCCCTTCGTCCCAGGGGGTGATTTGACACTGCCTCCGCTAAAACGGATATTGCGTCCGCCACCTTGGACGAACAAGGTTTGGTCATTGGAGATGACCCCCCCATGAGTCAGGCCGCCGAAGTCATCAACCTCGAGGAGTTCCGCAAACGGCGCGCGTCCAGGCAGGTGTCGACTGGCGCACTCGTGCCCATGCATCGCTGGACGCCGGTGTGGGTGTGGGTCATGGTCTGGCCCACGTGAAATCAGTCCGAGAAAACACCCCTGGTTCTTCCGAGGACGTGGAGTCTCCCGTGGCTCCCGCCGCCAAGGGCCGCAAGCGGGAGCAGGGTCCGAGGAAGTCGGAGCCACCCGCTCCCGAGGCGCCTTCCTCCGACGAGGCGTGGGCCTATGAAGTGGCGCACGCGGAGTCGTCGACCGATCTGGCGCCCCTCGTGGGCCGCAACCTGCGCCGTCTGCGCACCCAGCGAGGCCTGTCCCTGGAGCGGCTCGCCAAGGCGTCCGGGGTGAGCCGGGCGATGCTGGGGCAGATCGAGCTGGGCCAGAGCGCGCCCACCATCAACGTCATCTGGAAGATCGCCCGGGCGCTGGGCATTCCTTTCTCGGCGCTCATCAGCACCACGGCCCAGAGCGGGACGCGGTTGATGCGCTCGCAGCAGTCCAAGCGGCTCGCCTCGCACGACGGCAGCTTCGTGTCGCGGGCGCTCTTTCCCTTCGACGAGCCCCGGCGCGTGGAGTTCTACGAGCTGCGGCTGGCCGCGAGGGCCGTGGAGGAGGCGGACGCCCACCCTCCTGGAACGATGGAGAACCTGGTGGTGACGTCGGGCTCGGTGGAGATCGAGCGGGGCGAGGAGCGCCACGTGCTGGCCGCGGGCGATGCCATCCTGTTCGAGGCGGACGTGGCCCATGTCTATCGCAACGTGGGTGACGTGGACGCCACCATGTACCTGGTGATGACGTACGCGGAGACGGTCGGCTAACGCGAAGAGCCAGCGGACCCCGGGTGAGGGGACGCGCTGGCTCTCGTGCTCATGCTCCGGTGCGGAGCGGGGCGGCTACTTGGCGCTACACATCATCATGGGCATGCCGTTGCACATCATCATCATCGGCATCCCCATGGCCATCATGGAGTTCATCGCCTCGCAGCAGTCCTTCATCATCTCCATCTGCCCGGCGTCCATGGGCATCATCCGACAGATCATCCCCTCCTTACCCATCTCGCACGTCATCCGGCTCATCATGGGCATGCGCATCATCATGGGCATCATCATGGGCATACCTCCCATCATGGGGTTCATGCCCATCATCGGCATGCCACCCATCATGGGGTTCATGCCCATCATCGGCATGCCCATCATGCCACCCATCATCGGCATCTGATTCATGCCCATCATCATGGGGTTCATGCCCATCATGGGATTCATGCCCATCATCGGCATCGGGTGCATTCCCATCATGGGGTTCATTCCGGGCTGCATCGGCATGTTCATCTGGGAAACAGGCGTCATGGTCTGATCCTCTCGTGGCGGCGACAGGGGTTGTTACTTCGAGGCCGCACGGTACGGAGAAGCTTGTTCACAGACAATACGTGCTCGTGTTTTCCTCCAGTGAAACGGATGCCCTGCTCCCGGTGGCGGATGCAGTGTGTCATTTAGCGAGCGGAGTTGGTATGTCTATGTATTCCCAACTCCGCTCATCGGATGTGTGTGTGTTCTGTCAGCGACACTGGGGCTGCTCGGAGGCCCCGGTGCTCGACGCCACCAGCCGCAGGAACTCGTCGGGCGGCGGCTCCGAGCCGCGCTCCCAGAGCGTGGCCTCCGCCCAGCACTGCACCCAGGGGGTGCCCCACTCCGCGGGGAGGCTGGCGCAGGAGGCCCGGCGCGCCGCGCCTCGCACCTGGGCGTCATGCTGCACCGCCGCGAAGACGTGGGGCGCGAGCTGTCCGAGGAAGGCCTCCGAATAGGCATGAGGGGGAGGGATCACCAGCGGATCCGCCTCCAGGCCCGCGGGCCGGAACCCCACGTGCTCCGCGTCCGCGAACCGCAGCTCTCCCGCCTGCCGCACCGGGAGCGAGGCGCCCGCGGTGTTCGTCTCGAGCGTGAACTGGAAGGGCGAGCTCCAGTGGTATGTCCGCACGGGGTAGGTGAAGGTGTCGTACACGTCCTCGGTCAACGTCTCGGGCGTGTCGTCCAGCTCACGGCCCGCCGCGTGACGCTCCCGGGCGCGCAAGTCCCGCTCCTGGGCGAGCTTCTTGGCGTCGTCGCAGGGAGAGCTCGTGGGCGCGGGCTTCGGGCAGCCGACGCAGCTCGCGTCGTGCGTGTCCTTCGCGTTCTTGCACTCGGACTCCTTGTTCGACAGGGCCTTCTCGGCCGCGCGCAGGGCGTGTTCGGCGTGGCCCACCCGCTCCCGGGCTTCGTCGTAGCGGCGATTGTGCACCTGGCGGGTTCCGCTCACGTAGTTCACGCTGTTGATGTCCTCGGACACCGTCTCCACGACGCGCTGGATGAGCGCGTCCACGTGGAGCTGGAGGGGCTCGGGCTGGCCGGGCATCGTTCCGGTCTCCGCGCACCGGGCCCAGCGGGGCAGGCCCGAGGCCAGACTCATGCACGGCGAGGCGAGCCCCTGGGCGACGGGCGGCGGAATGCGGCCACCGAGCTCCGCCACGACCGGAATGGCGCTCTGGGCGAGGAAGCCCTCGCGGGACTGCTGCGCCTGGGCGTTCGTCGTGTCCGCGGGCGCCAGGCACTGCGCCGTGGTCCACAACACGGCGGCGGCGCCTTCCGTGCCCTGCGCGCGCGCGGTGGTGGCCAGGGTCACGAAGCGCGAGGAGAGCTCGCTCGCGCGCGCGGAGAGGAGATCCTGATAGGCGGCCACGGGCAGTTGGTGGCTTCGAGACTGGAGGCAGGCGAAGCCCGCCACCGCGGTGCCCACCTGGCCGTTGTTCTTCCACTGGTTGGCGCAGCGCTCGATGTGGACCTGGCTGGCCGAGTCGAGCATCGAGTTGACCTCGGTGTGGGCGGGCAGCAGATCCCGGGCGTCGAGCAGGGGCGGCAGGCACCGGTCGAGGTCGCCAGCGTTACATGCCGGCCGGGCACTCAGGATGGCCTGATCCGTCGCCTTGACGGAGAAGAGGGGAACGCGGCTACAGGCGTCCTCGTCATCGGGCGCGGCGCGACAGGCGTCGCGGTAACCCCGGGCCGCGGTCAGGAAGTCACCCTTGAGCGCCGCTTCCTTGGCGCGGGCGAAGGCTTCTCGGTAGGCGGTGTTGCAACCGCTGTTCAACAGCAGGAGCGTGAGGACCGAGGCGAAACGAGGAAGGGATGGAAGAGGGGAACGCATAAGGGGGTGGAGCAGGCAAGCGGGAATGGCACTCAGGACGTGGGCGCCGCCCCTCTATTCAGCCCCAAACAGTTCCCGACTTCCATCCACCCCCCTGTCCACCGGTCCACACCGGGCGCGTCCTTCTTTCCCAGGGCGACTTGACGCGATGCGGCATCAGACGCACCTTGTGGGGGAACCCGGAGGTTCACGATGGCCACCCACCGCCGTTTTCATGCGCACTACCGGGAGCGGCTGATGCTCCTGGATGGGACGTGGGCGGAGGTGCGGATGGTGTGCCCCGAGGACGCGCCGCTGCTGAGCGAGGGGTTCGCGCGGCTGTCCGCGCGCTCGCGCTTCCAGCGCTTCTTGTCCGCCAAGTCCCGGTTGAGCGAGGAGGAATTGCGCTACCTCACGGCGGTGGATGGGGAGCGGCACGTGGCCATTGGCGCGGTGACCTGGGACGACACGGGCGAGGAGGTGGGGCTGGGCGTGGCCCGCTTCATCCGTCTGGAGGAGACACCCGAGGTGGCCGAGATGGCCATCACCGTGGTGGACGACGCCCAGGGCAAGGGCCTGGGCCGCGTGCTGATGGACATCCTGGTGGCGGCGGCACGGGAGCGGGGCGTGGAACGCTTCGAGGTTCGGGTGCTGGCGGGCAACGAGGCGATGTACCGGCTGGTGCAGGCGCTGGCTCCGTGCGAGCCCGAGAGGGAAGGCGAGGCGCTGTGCTTCAACGTACCGCTCAACCCCGCGTTGAGCGGAGGCACCGAGCTGCTGCGGCCGTTGCTGGCGCTCGCGGCCCAGGGCGCGCTCACGCTCATCGGGCCCACGTGCCGCCGCAGATTCCTGCCGCTCGCACCGGGTGGGGCCCCTCCGGAAGCCCGCGCGTCCTGAGCGGGGAGGTTGTCGCCCTTGCTTGTGCTCGTCTGATAGGGTGGCGAGGACTCGCGAAAGGCCAATGACCCGTGAAACGTTGGGAGCTGTTGCTCGTCTTCTGCTTGGGTTGCGCGGGCCCCTCTTCGTCATCTCGTGCACGCGTTGTCGAGATTCCCAAGGGTCCCTGGGCGGAAGTACCCGCTGTCGAATCGAGCACTGACGACACCTCCATTCCCATCGGATTGATCCGGGACATGGCCGACGCATTGCTCAAGCGTCCCGGTGCCAGGGTCTGTGACCCGGTGACGCACCTTCCCATCGTAGGTCTCTCAACGGAGTACTGCTCGACGGTCTACGTCGCTGGCTCCCAGGATTCCCTTTCCTGGCGGGTGACTGAGCCCGTGATGGGGAGCCATGGGTCGTGTAAGCCCTTCTCGCGCGTGGAAGACGATGACTACCCCGCATCCCAAGTATGGGTCGTGGGCTATATCCACAATCATCCTTGTGGGAGCCCTCCATCATCGGGGGACCTCGGGACATGGCCCACGGATGCATTCAACCCTTATGTGGCCATGGCGGAAGTGCGCCTGATTCCCGGCAATCCGATTCCCGCGGTTCACGGGAACGTCGCCGTCGAGATTGCCTCGGCGGTGGTTGCCGAGCGCCCTGACGGCACACGAATCTTCCTGCGCTATTTCCCCACGGGTGAGATTCAACAGTGGAGCGATGCGAGGGCTCGGTGGGTCGCTCTGGGGCAATGCTCTCCCCGAGAGCGCGGCAGCCGATTCAAAACGCCTCGTTGTGAAAATGAACCCCTACGATTGCTGAGTGAGTAGCCATGGATTCCCGGCGCGGAGACACGAAGTGGACAACATGAACCCATTCGGAGGGCGCCGTTGCCTGTGGTGGATGCTGGTGGCCCTCTCCTTGGGGAACGGAGGCTGCGCCTGGCTGGGGCTGACCCCCAAGAGGCACATCGAGTGGCCGGACCCGGCTTCGACTCCCCTTGTCGGTGCGCCCATGGAGGCGGGCGCCGCGATCGCCGCTGCGGCCGCCGTTCGTGAGATGGTGCGCCAG from Melittangium boletus DSM 14713 includes the following:
- a CDS encoding helix-turn-helix domain-containing protein gives rise to the protein MAPAAKGRKREQGPRKSEPPAPEAPSSDEAWAYEVAHAESSTDLAPLVGRNLRRLRTQRGLSLERLAKASGVSRAMLGQIELGQSAPTINVIWKIARALGIPFSALISTTAQSGTRLMRSQQSKRLASHDGSFVSRALFPFDEPRRVEFYELRLAARAVEEADAHPPGTMENLVVTSGSVEIERGEERHVLAAGDAILFEADVAHVYRNVGDVDATMYLVMTYAETVG
- a CDS encoding translation initiation factor — encoded protein: MAKKEDTAEGFHHPFARLQGLRDTLPSSQPERRPEDFPDTPPPHGPERVTLRRENTRGGEEVTVVEGLGLSSPELQAWLQALQRGLACTGSVDGERLVLRGDHRFKLPDLLLRRGVKRVVHG
- a CDS encoding GNAT family N-acetyltransferase yields the protein MATHRRFHAHYRERLMLLDGTWAEVRMVCPEDAPLLSEGFARLSARSRFQRFLSAKSRLSEEELRYLTAVDGERHVAIGAVTWDDTGEEVGLGVARFIRLEETPEVAEMAITVVDDAQGKGLGRVLMDILVAAARERGVERFEVRVLAGNEAMYRLVQALAPCEPEREGEALCFNVPLNPALSGGTELLRPLLALAAQGALTLIGPTCRRRFLPLAPGGAPPEARAS